GCCGAGCTATGCTGTTTTTTTCTTTCTTATGCTGCAGATACGCCTGCAGTAGTTATCGCTACTGCGCAGACCTTCAGCTCCGGTATCTTCACCTGGGGATCGAGCGCATCAATGGTGAGCACATTGGCAGCAGCCTCACGGTAGTGCATGGGTATGAAGACCGTGCCCTCCTGCACCCTATGCGTTATTCGCGCCTTAATGGCAATCTCGCCCCTGCGCGACCTCACCTTGATAAGATCGCCGTTGCTGATCCCGAGGTTCCTGCTGTCAAAAGGATTTATCTCAACATAGGGCTCACCCGCATGCGATTCTATTGGCTCAACGCGCCGTGTCATGGAGCCGGAGTGATACTGGAACAGATTGCGCCCGGTTGTCAGAACAAAGGGATATTCACTGTCGCACACTTCAGCAGGCGGCTGGTATGCAACCGGCAGAAATGAGACTTTGCCCTTTGGAAAGCCGTCCTTATATAGATAGGGCGTGCCGGGATGGTCTGCTGCAGGGCAGGGCCAGCAGAGCCCGCGCTTCTCAAGCCGCGTATAGGACACCCCTGATATTGCCGGCCAGAGCTGCCGGTATTCTTCAAATATCTTCTCGGGTGAATGTGCCATATCAAGGCCGATACGTTTCGAGATCTCCGCGATGATCCAGAGATCATCCTTTGCCTCTCCAGGAGGGTTAACTGCCTTGCGCACCCTTTGAATTCTCCGCTCCGTATTGGTGAACGTGCCATTCTTCTCGAACGAGCAGGCAGCCGGTAGCACAACATCTGCAAGCTTTGCCGTATCGGTCAGAAAGATGTCCTGCACGACCAGAAGATCAAGATGTTCGAGAGCTTTGATCGTGTGATGCATGTTCGGATCAGTGATGATCGGGTTCTCCCCCATAATGTACATGGCCTTGAGGTTTCCTTCAGCAGCCTCGTTTATCATCACCGTAGACATCATGCCGACCTTCGGAGACAGAGGACGTCCCCAGGCCTTTTCGAATTTATTTCTGATCTCAGGATCGTCAACCTTTTGATACCCCGGATAGACATTCGGAAGACAGGCGGCGTCAGAGGCACCCTGGACATTGTTCTGGCCCCTAAGCGGATTGATGCCGGTGGATTCCCTGCCGATATTGCCGGTAAGGGATACAAGGTTAGCAAGAGCTGTAACATTGTCGGTGCCGCATGCATGCTGGGTTATCCCCATGGTGTAAAAGACCCCTGCCTTGCGCGATGAGCCGTACATACGCGCAGCCCTGATGATCTCATCTTTCGGAACGCCCGTGATCTTTTCCGCATACTCAGGGGTAAACGACTCGATAGACGCTTTCCATGCATCGAATCCCTCGGTCTTTTCTCCTATGAACTCTTCGTTCTGAAGCCCTTCGCGCAGGATAATACAGGCCATGCTGTTCAGGAGCGCGATATCAGACCCCGGACGGATCTGCAGGTGGATATCCGCGAATTTCACCATCGGAATCTTTCTCGGGTCTGCAATGATGATCTTTGCGCCCTTGCGGCGGGCCTTGATCATGCGGTTTGCGATGACCGGGTGCGTCTCCTTGGTGTTGGATCCGATGATAAAGATCACTTCCATGCCCTCGATCTCCCATATGGAGTTCGTCATTGCTCCTGAACCGAATATTTTGGCCAGACCGGCCACGGTGGGGGAGTGTCAAAGTCGGGCGCAGTGATCTACGTTGTTGGTGCCGATGCCTGCCCTGATAAGTTTTTGGAACGCATAGTTCTCTTCATTGGTGCAGCGAGCAGAAGAAAGTCCGCCGATGGAATCAGCGCCGTATCCGGCTTTTATCTCCGCAAGCCGCTTCGCCACGTGATCGAGGGCCTCGGTCCATGACGCCTTTTCGAACTCGCCGTTTCGCTTAATCAGCGGATGGGTCAGTCGCTCCTGGCTGTTCACAAAGCGGTACCCGAACCTTCCCTTTACGCAAAGCCAGCCCTCATTCAGGGTCTGTTCCTTTGATGTTATCTTGAGGATCTCGTTGTCCTTTACATGGGCGGTGATAGTGCAGCCGGTGCCGCAATACGTACAGATCGTATCCACTTCTGTCTGATGATCTTTCCTGCCTTTTTTACTCCAGAGCTTGCCGGTGAGCGCCCCGGTAGGGCAGACACTGACACACTGTCCGCAGAACTCGCAGTCCAGGTCCTCCTCATAGCTGGTGCAGATCTTGGAATTAAAGCCGCGGTATCCGAAGTCGATCGCCTCGACGCCCTGTATCTCATCGCAGGCCTTTACGCACCTGCCGCAGAGGATGCATTTTTCGAGGTCCCTTTCTATGAACGGGTTGTTGTCACGTTTAGAATATGTCCTTCTCTCTCCCTTAAATCTGTTCTCTCTGATGCCGTAGTCATAGGCAAGGTTCTGCAGGTCGCAGCTGCCGGCTTTTTCGCAGATCATGCAGTCATTCGGATGGTCAGAGAGGATCAGCTCAAGCACGGTCTTCCTTAATTCCTGAAGGTATGGGCTCGATGTTGTGATTTCCATGCCATTGCTTACGGTGGTGGTGCATGACGTGACCGGCTTCGGCATACCCTTTACCTCGACAATGCAGAGTCTGCAGCCGCCAAAGGGGGTAAGCTTGGGATGATGGCAGAGCGTAGGTATCGGAATTTTGAGCAGCTTTGCAGCCTGAAGGATCGTGGCAGTATCAGCCACTTCGATCGTCTTGCCGTCAATCGTGATCTTTGCCATCTTAATCCCTTCCTACGGACTTGAACTTGCAGACCTCGAAGCAGGCGCCGCATTTGACGCAGAGCTCCGGGTCTATTTTGTGGGGTTTCTTCTTTTCGCCGGTGATCGCTCCTGCAGGGCATGCCCTGAGACAGGCGCCGCACCCTTTGCAGGCATCCTCAATAACAGAATAGGTTATCAGGTCCTTGCAGACCTTGGCAGGGCACTTTTTTTCCCTGACATGTGCTTCGAACTCTTCCCTGAAATATTTCAGCGTGCTCAGCACGGGATTGGGAGCGGTCTGGCCGAGGCCGCAGAGCGAGGTGGCCTTGATGCTGTTGCTCAGGGTTTCAAGAAGCTCAAGGTCACTCTCCTTGCCTTGCCCTTTGGTTATCCGCTGCATGATCTCTAAGAGTCTCTTGGTGCCTATCCTGCAGGGCACGCATTTGCCGCAGGACTCTTCCTGGGTGAACTGGATAAAGTACTTTGCCATGTTCACCATGCAGTTGTCCTCGTCAAGGACGATCATCCCGCCGGAGCCGACGATCGATCCGACCTTTGCGAGCGACTCATAATCCACGTTAATATCAAGCATATTGGCCGGGATACAGCCGCCTGACGGCCCGCCGGTCTGGACTGCCTTCAGCTTTTTCCCGCCTTCGATGCCTCCACCGATGTCCTCGATGATCTCCCGCAGCGTGATCCCCATGGGCACTTCGATCAGGCCCGGGTTCTTGATCTTACCGGTCAGGGCAAAGACCTTTGTTCCCTTCGAGCGCTCTGTTCCATGTGACGCATACCACCGATAGCCTCTTCTCATGATGTAAGGGACGTTGGCAAGGGTTTCAACGTTATTGATGACCGTTGGCCTCTGCCACAGCCCCTTGTTCACCGGGAACGGCGGCTTCGGTCTCGGCATGCCGCGCTGGCCTTCGATAGAAGCTATGAGTGCTGTCTCTTCGCCGCAGACAAATGCGCCGGCACCCAGTTTGACCTGTATGTCAAAGTCGAAGATTGTTCCAAAGATATTGTTACCGAGAAAGTGGCGTCGTCTTGCCCTGTCTATGGCGAGCCTTAGCCGCTCCACCGCAAGAGGATATTCTGCGCGGATATAAACGTACCCGTGATGGGCGCCGATGGCATAGGCGGCAATGATCATGCCTTCGATGACCGCATGAGGATTTCCTTCAATGACCGCGCGGTCCATAAATGCACCGGGGTCCCCCTCATCCGCATTGCAGACGATATATTTTATGTCGCCTCGGGCCTTGCGCCCCAGTTCCCACTTGAGTCCGGTAGGAAACCCGGCGCCGCCGCGACCTCTCAGTCCTGATGCCTTGATCTCTGCGATAACCTCATCCGGCAGCCACTCTGTCAGCACGTCCCGCGCAGTCCCGTATCCTCCGACCGCATGATAGTCATCAGGGTCCTCAGGATCTATCTTCCCGCAGTCCGAGAGCACGATCTTGACCTGTTTGTGATGAAAATTCTTGTAGTCTTCGCCGACCTGCCATTCAGCTATGGGAGTTCTTCCGAGAATATGTTCCGTGACGATCCTCGGCACCATGTCAGGCTTAATGAACTGATAGGTGGTTACTGCCCCGTCGGTGAGAACGTCGACAAGCACATCCTTGGCACAGAGTCCCCGGCAGCCGACACGATGGGCCAAACAATGCTCTTTGACGATTGCCGGAAAATCTGCCGCCTCCAGCTCTGCACGAAATGCCTGCAAGACCTCGGCACCACCTGAGGCCATGCCGCCCGTACCCATGCAGACATTAATAACGGTCTTATTCTTTGTCATCAGATGGGCCTTTCAGGGCGCGGAGTTCTTTCATGATCTTGTCCGTTGTTGCCTTGCCATAGACCTTCTTGTCCAGAATGAGAACCGGCGCAATGCTGCAGGCTCCGACGCAGTTCACCTGTTCAAGGGTTAACTCTCCGTCTTTTGTGGTGTCTGCTTCCGGCTCAAG
This DNA window, taken from Nitrospirota bacterium, encodes the following:
- the fdhF gene encoding formate dehydrogenase subunit alpha; amino-acid sequence: MAKITIDGKTIEVADTATILQAAKLLKIPIPTLCHHPKLTPFGGCRLCIVEVKGMPKPVTSCTTTVSNGMEITTSSPYLQELRKTVLELILSDHPNDCMICEKAGSCDLQNLAYDYGIRENRFKGERRTYSKRDNNPFIERDLEKCILCGRCVKACDEIQGVEAIDFGYRGFNSKICTSYEEDLDCEFCGQCVSVCPTGALTGKLWSKKGRKDHQTEVDTICTYCGTGCTITAHVKDNEILKITSKEQTLNEGWLCVKGRFGYRFVNSQERLTHPLIKRNGEFEKASWTEALDHVAKRLAEIKAGYGADSIGGLSSARCTNEENYAFQKLIRAGIGTNNVDHCARLUHSPTVAGLAKIFGSGAMTNSIWEIEGMEVIFIIGSNTKETHPVIANRMIKARRKGAKIIIADPRKIPMVKFADIHLQIRPGSDIALLNSMACIILREGLQNEEFIGEKTEGFDAWKASIESFTPEYAEKITGVPKDEIIRAARMYGSSRKAGVFYTMGITQHACGTDNVTALANLVSLTGNIGRESTGINPLRGQNNVQGASDAACLPNVYPGYQKVDDPEIRNKFEKAWGRPLSPKVGMMSTVMINEAAEGNLKAMYIMGENPIITDPNMHHTIKALEHLDLLVVQDIFLTDTAKLADVVLPAACSFEKNGTFTNTERRIQRVRKAVNPPGEAKDDLWIIAEISKRIGLDMAHSPEKIFEEYRQLWPAISGVSYTRLEKRGLCWPCPAADHPGTPYLYKDGFPKGKVSFLPVAYQPPAEVCDSEYPFVLTTGRNLFQYHSGSMTRRVEPIESHAGEPYVEINPFDSRNLGISNGDLIKVRSRRGEIAIKARITHRVQEGTVFIPMHYREAAANVLTIDALDPQVKIPELKVCAVAITTAGVSAA
- the nuoF gene encoding NADH-quinone oxidoreductase subunit NuoF, whose translation is MTKNKTVINVCMGTGGMASGGAEVLQAFRAELEAADFPAIVKEHCLAHRVGCRGLCAKDVLVDVLTDGAVTTYQFIKPDMVPRIVTEHILGRTPIAEWQVGEDYKNFHHKQVKIVLSDCGKIDPEDPDDYHAVGGYGTARDVLTEWLPDEVIAEIKASGLRGRGGAGFPTGLKWELGRKARGDIKYIVCNADEGDPGAFMDRAVIEGNPHAVIEGMIIAAYAIGAHHGYVYIRAEYPLAVERLRLAIDRARRRHFLGNNIFGTIFDFDIQVKLGAGAFVCGEETALIASIEGQRGMPRPKPPFPVNKGLWQRPTVINNVETLANVPYIMRRGYRWYASHGTERSKGTKVFALTGKIKNPGLIEVPMGITLREIIEDIGGGIEGGKKLKAVQTGGPSGGCIPANMLDINVDYESLAKVGSIVGSGGMIVLDEDNCMVNMAKYFIQFTQEESCGKCVPCRIGTKRLLEIMQRITKGQGKESDLELLETLSNSIKATSLCGLGQTAPNPVLSTLKYFREEFEAHVREKKCPAKVCKDLITYSVIEDACKGCGACLRACPAGAITGEKKKPHKIDPELCVKCGACFEVCKFKSVGRD